The stretch of DNA CGCGAACTCACGAATTCGCGTGAGCATACGATCGTAGTTCTCTTCGATGACCTCATCGAAGCGAAGCGACAGGTCAGCCACGGGGCAACCTCAGAGTGAAGCTGAATTGAATTGAAAGGGACGATGCGGCACCGCGGTAAAACATGAGACGACGGTGCGTGGCAGCTGTGATGACGTGTTAGAGCGCGATCGTCAAGCCATCTCGCGCAGCAAAGGACTCCGGGAAGAGGCTTTTGCCCAGGGCGTCGATGGCGTCAAGGTCGTCGTCCGTGCTCTTCGGGTCATGGTGGAAGAGGCAGAGCCTGCGTACACCGGCCTGTCTGGCGAGCTCCGCGGCGATCGATACCGTGGAGTGGCCGTAGCCCTGGGTCGGGGAGGGCATCGAGGTGTAGTGCGCTTCGGTGTACATCGCGTCATGAACGATCAGGTCGGCCCCCCGGGCAAACTCCGCCAGTCGGCGGTCGCCATGCACGTAGCCTTCGGTGTCGGTGGCGTAGACGAAGGTCTTCCCCCGAGAAATCACCTTGTACATATTCACCCCGGACTTGGGGTGGTTGTAGCCGCGCAGGCAATGCACCTCGATCTCGACCTGATCGGGGTCGGGAATCAAGTGTTGATGGTCGGGGTGGGATGCCCGTGCCACGACCGGGTGCTCTTGATCATACAAAAAGTAGACGCGCTCGGCTTCGCCCATGTCATAGAAGTGCTTAAGCGCCGTCATTTCATTGAGCGCCACCGGGTAAAAGGGCGAGCGAATCAGCGCGTGGATGGTGTCTTCGAAGCTGCTGACGCTGCCGAAGCGCGGTCCAAAGATGTGGAGCGTAGCGTCCGCAATGTAGACCGGCGAGAAGTAGGGCAGACCAAGCAGGTGGTCGAAGTGGGTATGTGAGATAAAGATGGACGTCTGGAGGGCTCGTCCACTCTCAAAGCTCTCGCGAACGAGTTTACGCC from Lujinxingia litoralis encodes:
- a CDS encoding MBL fold metallo-hydrolase; protein product: MTSDVSVTIHGSRGSYPVCGQGFTRYGGNTSCVSFRSGQREIIFDAGSGIIEYGRKLVRESFESGRALQTSIFISHTHFDHLLGLPYFSPVYIADATLHIFGPRFGSVSSFEDTIHALIRSPFYPVALNEMTALKHFYDMGEAERVYFLYDQEHPVVARASHPDHQHLIPDPDQVEIEVHCLRGYNHPKSGVNMYKVISRGKTFVYATDTEGYVHGDRRLAEFARGADLIVHDAMYTEAHYTSMPSPTQGYGHSTVSIAAELARQAGVRRLCLFHHDPKSTDDDLDAIDALGKSLFPESFAARDGLTIAL